In the Kwoniella shivajii chromosome 2, complete sequence genome, one interval contains:
- a CDS encoding NAD(P)H-hydrate epimerase, producing MSIRYISQKLAQQIDEELMSASGAFSLDQLMELAGLSCAQALSKSYPASTHKRVMVACGPGNQGGDGLVAARHLHHFKYKPTVYLPKPGSKDIYQRLLKQCENLNIPILKDVEEFKEGLKDTDVVLDAIFGFSFAPPLRAPFDQVLNCLNSISIPIVSVDIPSGWSVTDGPQPLYTQKDDQGNSESIKTFTPEVLVSLTAPKEGVKGFKGKHWLGGRFIPDELAQKYQLNLPDYQGVDQVVELPQRD from the exons ATGTCAATCCGATATATAAGTCAGAAACTTGCTCAGCAG ATCGATGAAGAGCTCATGTCTGCCTCTGGAGCCTTCTCCTTAGATCAA TTAATGGAATTAGCAGGATTATCATGTGCTCAAGCTTTATCCAAGAGTTATCCAGCATCGACACACAAGAGAGTAATGGTAGCTTGTGGACCTGGTAATCAG GGAGGAGACGGTCTAGTGGCCGCAAGGCATTTACATCATTTCAAATATAAACCAACGGTTTATCTACCTAAACCAGGATCGAAAGATATTTACCAGAGATTACTTAAACAATGTGAAAATCTGAATATCCCTatattgaaagatgtcgaagagtTCAAAGAGGGTTTGAAGGATACTGATGTCGTCTTGGACGCAATCTTTG GCTTCTCATTCGCACCACCTCTACGAGCACCTTTTGACCAAGTCCTCAATTGTCTCAACTCAATATCCATCCCGATCGTATCAGTCGATATCCCATCAGGATGGTCAGTGACAGATGGACCTCAACCTCTATACACACAAAAAGACGATCAAGGAAATTCGGAATCAATCAAAACGTTCACCCCGGAAGTATTGGTCAGTCTGACAGCTCCGAAAGAAGGTGTGAAAGGTTTTAAAGGTAAACATTGGCTAGGAGGTAGATTCATTCctga TGAATTAGCTCAGAAATACCAATTGAATTTACCTGACTACCAAGGTGTTGATCAAGTGGTCGAATTGCCACAAAGAGATTGA